The Lysinibacillus pakistanensis genome includes a window with the following:
- a CDS encoding YfhD family protein yields MGRDNKQGQSANKGSLPQTPKNQKIAPNKVSEEFSKEFMELIHSVTKEGKSKK; encoded by the coding sequence ATGGGAAGAGACAATAAACAAGGACAAAGCGCCAACAAAGGATCTTTACCTCAAACGCCAAAAAACCAAAAAATAGCGCCCAACAAAGTGAGTGAAGAATTTTCAAAAGAGTTTATGGAACTTATTCATTCCGTTACCAAAGAAGGTAAATCAAAAAAATAA
- a CDS encoding H-type small acid-soluble spore protein: protein MDFKRAQEIVASPLEYEVSYNGVSIWIDKLHDDGKTATVHLRRSLEERSEVDIGELKEEYLMH, encoded by the coding sequence GTGGATTTTAAACGTGCACAAGAAATAGTCGCCTCACCATTAGAATATGAAGTCAGTTATAATGGCGTATCTATCTGGATTGATAAGCTTCATGACGATGGAAAAACAGCAACTGTTCATTTACGGCGTTCTTTAGAGGAGCGATCAGAGGTGGATATAGGAGAATTAAAGGAAGAGTATCTGATGCATTAA
- the sspI gene encoding small acid-soluble spore protein SspI has product MNFQIRDAITTNVHGQTAAEFKDIVEDAISRGEEHLLPGLGVFFEKWWQQSSPAEQDAFVQKLEKAFAH; this is encoded by the coding sequence ATGAATTTTCAAATACGGGATGCGATCACAACAAACGTACATGGTCAAACAGCGGCTGAATTTAAAGACATTGTTGAAGATGCGATCAGTCGTGGGGAAGAGCATTTATTACCAGGGCTTGGTGTATTTTTCGAAAAGTGGTGGCAGCAATCTAGTCCTGCTGAGCAGGATGCATTTGTACAAAAGCTAGAAAAAGCATTTGCTCACTGA
- a CDS encoding bifunctional diguanylate cyclase/phosphodiesterase: protein MENWFNHLEIEKKEFWYIVLPLLLVVPLLGFSNQVYGIFKEESYLYLNLVIKILIIVFTMAIAIQSWLVFSHLPSNQTLYIGNLFFITALLELVSLVIHQNYSVHSHYAVMSIHIIMRLCLAIGFLFIIVKPKQNIAMKYRYYTYGSSLILVLLTLFLVYLSSRQLLFENQLNKINDLVFLLSAVFQIVTIIILSKYFEKIPKRVMWLICAAIYLIFSDIFFVISKDWQSIWGFSALIYQFFAFYFFLKAIYYTTVEKPYQQLLKIKQDLEHSQQELHFQAYHDDITQLPNEHLLLKTLKESLHANNYQKAIIAIEIDRLAAIRASIGISYSNKMMKLVAERIQAILPPYYFATKLNEGQFIIYINHVKTREELLQFCLNLRNVMKKPLQVQLFSLNGNLNIGIALHEEDCTGEELLMHAQLAMREASQLPQRCLFYKPYMSNGVTDRILIEQDLHKALANQEFYLDFQPQVNLKTGKIESVEALVRWRHPSRGFVAPDQFISIAEESGLIIPLGKWILETACAQAKAWEEQGLPPMKVAVNLSLGQLFQQDLVQMVQEILQRTRLEPKHLQLEITESMTMNIDQMTQLLYELKALGIQIAVDDFGTGYSSLSYLKDFPIDCLKIDRAFVRNIQHNPNDEALVSMILSMAKHLRLKVVAEGIEEVEQLAFLINGDCDYIQGYLFSKPISAEQISNNFKELHRHALEILTQFTYVEDYII from the coding sequence TTGGAAAATTGGTTTAATCATTTAGAAATTGAAAAGAAGGAGTTTTGGTATATAGTATTACCGTTATTGCTAGTTGTACCCCTATTAGGTTTTAGTAATCAGGTATATGGTATTTTTAAGGAAGAAAGTTATCTTTATTTGAATTTAGTTATAAAAATACTCATTATTGTTTTTACAATGGCAATTGCCATTCAATCTTGGCTTGTTTTTTCACATCTCCCATCAAATCAAACATTATACATAGGTAATTTGTTTTTTATCACCGCATTATTGGAATTAGTTAGTTTAGTTATTCATCAAAACTATTCCGTTCATTCGCACTATGCGGTAATGAGTATACATATCATAATGCGTTTATGCTTGGCTATTGGCTTTTTATTTATTATTGTAAAGCCAAAACAAAATATAGCGATGAAATATCGTTATTATACATATGGAAGTTCCTTAATATTAGTATTACTTACCCTTTTTCTAGTTTATTTATCTTCAAGGCAATTACTGTTTGAGAATCAGTTGAATAAAATAAATGATCTTGTTTTTTTATTGTCTGCGGTTTTTCAGATTGTCACAATAATAATTCTAAGTAAATATTTTGAGAAAATACCAAAACGTGTAATGTGGCTTATTTGTGCGGCCATCTATTTAATTTTTAGTGATATTTTCTTTGTTATCAGTAAGGATTGGCAATCAATTTGGGGATTTTCAGCACTTATTTATCAATTTTTTGCTTTCTATTTTTTCTTAAAGGCCATTTATTATACAACTGTGGAAAAACCTTATCAGCAGCTTTTGAAAATCAAGCAGGATTTGGAGCATTCACAGCAGGAGCTTCATTTTCAAGCCTACCATGATGATATTACACAGCTTCCAAATGAGCACTTATTATTGAAAACCTTAAAGGAAAGCTTACATGCAAATAACTATCAAAAGGCAATTATAGCCATCGAAATTGATCGATTAGCAGCAATTCGTGCATCAATAGGGATTAGCTATTCCAATAAGATGATGAAGCTTGTTGCTGAAAGGATACAAGCAATATTACCGCCTTATTATTTTGCAACAAAACTTAATGAAGGCCAATTTATTATTTATATTAATCATGTCAAAACAAGAGAAGAGCTATTACAATTCTGTTTAAATTTAAGAAATGTGATGAAAAAGCCCTTACAGGTACAGTTATTTTCACTTAATGGAAATCTTAATATAGGTATTGCCCTGCATGAAGAAGATTGTACGGGTGAAGAACTTCTAATGCATGCACAATTAGCAATGAGAGAAGCGAGTCAGCTCCCTCAAAGATGTTTATTTTATAAACCTTATATGTCTAACGGAGTTACAGATCGTATTCTAATTGAGCAAGATTTACATAAGGCACTGGCTAATCAGGAATTTTATTTGGATTTTCAACCACAGGTAAATTTAAAAACGGGTAAAATTGAATCTGTAGAAGCACTTGTACGTTGGCGTCATCCATCACGTGGGTTTGTGGCTCCAGATCAGTTTATATCAATTGCTGAGGAATCAGGTCTTATCATTCCGTTGGGAAAATGGATTTTAGAAACCGCCTGTGCTCAAGCTAAAGCTTGGGAGGAGCAAGGATTACCGCCTATGAAGGTAGCCGTAAATCTTTCGCTTGGACAATTGTTCCAGCAGGATTTAGTACAGATGGTACAGGAAATTTTACAGCGTACACGATTAGAACCAAAGCATTTACAATTAGAAATCACGGAAAGTATGACGATGAATATCGATCAAATGACACAGCTGCTGTATGAATTAAAGGCATTAGGGATTCAAATTGCTGTGGATGATTTTGGGACTGGCTATTCTTCACTTTCTTATTTAAAGGATTTTCCGATTGATTGCTTAAAAATTGACCGCGCATTTGTTCGAAATATTCAGCATAATCCAAATGATGAAGCACTTGTGTCCATGATTTTATCAATGGCCAAGCATTTGCGACTGAAGGTTGTTGCAGAGGGAATTGAGGAAGTCGAGCAGCTTGCGTTCCTTATTAATGGAGATTGCGATTATATCCAGGGATACTTATTCAGTAAGCCGATTTCAGCAGAACAAATCTCTAATAACTTTAAGGAATTACACAGACATGCTTTAGAAATCTTAACACAATTTACATATGTAGAAGACTACATTATTTAG
- a CDS encoding RNA polymerase sigma factor, translating into MHSRKENGMPQCNKLSPEQSFEEVLEKVQPMITSIFLKLHIYKDYDYYRHLASIAVWEAWCKVNPLKGKFSAYIYTTVKGELMKELTKEVTFEELHAPMDDETINYVRGFEINPKSPMLLETLLAELKEEERAILLLYYVEGYTYEEIAQVLHLSVSAIKKRRTRIMTKLRELRSSIVK; encoded by the coding sequence GTGCATAGTCGTAAGGAAAATGGGATGCCGCAATGTAATAAGCTATCTCCTGAACAGTCATTTGAAGAAGTATTAGAAAAAGTCCAGCCAATGATAACATCGATTTTTTTAAAGCTTCATATTTATAAAGATTATGATTATTATCGTCATCTTGCTTCGATAGCAGTATGGGAGGCTTGGTGTAAAGTAAATCCATTGAAAGGTAAATTTTCGGCTTATATTTATACAACTGTTAAGGGAGAGCTGATGAAGGAGCTGACAAAAGAGGTGACATTTGAAGAACTGCATGCACCTATGGATGATGAAACTATAAATTACGTTAGAGGTTTTGAAATAAATCCAAAAAGCCCTATGCTTTTAGAAACTTTATTGGCTGAATTAAAGGAGGAAGAAAGAGCTATCTTACTACTTTATTATGTAGAAGGTTATACTTATGAGGAGATCGCACAAGTATTACATTTATCAGTATCAGCCATAAAAAAGAGGCGTACTAGAATCATGACAAAACTACGTGAGCTAAGGTCCTCTATAGTAAAATAA